The Oceanicaulis alexandrii DSM 11625 DNA segment ATCCTGACCCTTCAACGCTATTGGGCGGACCAGGGCTGCGCCATTCTGCAGCCCTATGACACCGAAGTGGGCGCGGGCACGCTGCACCCGGCGACGACGCTGCGCTCGCTGGGCTCAAAGCCCTGGCGCGCGGCCTATGTGCAGCCCTCGCGCCGTCCTGCGGATGGCCGCTATGGCGAGAACCCCAACCGGCTGCAGCACTATTACCAGTTTCAGGTGCTTCTGAAGCCGAGCCCGGCCAATCTGCAAGAGCTGTATCTGGGCTCGCTCGACGCCATCGGCATCGACCGCAAGCTGCATGATGTGCGCTTTGTGGAAGATGACTGGGAGAACCCCACCGTGGGCGCCTGGGGGCTGGGCTGGGAAGTCTGGTGCGACGGCATGGAAGTGAGCCAGTTCACCTATTTCCAGCAGGTCGGCGGCATGGATGTGGAGCTCGTCTCCGGCGAGCTGACCTACGGCCTCGAACGCCTCGCCATGTATGTGCAGGGCGTGGAGAATGTTTACGACCTCGATTTCAACGGCGCCGGCATGAGCTATGGCGACGTGTTCCTGGAGAACGAGCGCCAGCAATCGGCGTTCAATTTCGAGCATGCCGATGTGGACATGCTGATCAAATGGTTCGCCGACGCGGAAACCCAGTGTCAGGCCCTGCTGGCGCTGGAGACCCCGCTGCCGCTGCCCGCCTATGACTGGTGCCTGAAAGCGTCCCATTTGTTTAACCTGGTGGATGCGCGCGGGGCGATTTCGGTGGCCGAGCGCGCCAGCTGGATCGCGCGGGTGCGCGAGCTGGCCAAGGGCTGCGCCAGCGCCTGGGTCCAGCTCGAGAAACAACGTGAGGAGGCCGCGGCATGACCGTGCATCTGTATTACAACCCGCAATCGCGGGCGGTGATGACGCTGTGGCTGCTGGAAGAGCTGGGCGTGTCCTACGACCTCAAGCCGGTCGACTATGAAGACGGCTCGATGCGGTCTGAAAGCTTCCTGGCGCTCAACCCGATGGGCAAGATCCCGGTGATCGTCGACGGCGAAACCGTGGTCACCGAGACCGTCGCCATCGCGCTGTATCTGGCGGACAAGTACAAGGACAACGCCGATCTGGCGCCGGGGATTGATGACCCGCGCCGCGGCGAATACCTGCGCTGGATCGTCTTTCAGGCGGCCTCCATCGAGCCGGCCATGCTGCAGGCGGGCATGAAGTTTGAAACCAATCAGCGCTCGGCGGGCTGGGGCAATGTCCAGCTGGTGGCGAAGGTGCTGGAAAACCGCCTGTCGCTGGCGAACCCGTACCTGTTCGGCGACTGGTTCACCGCGGCGGATCTGATTATGGGCGGGGCGGTGAACTGGGCGATCCAGTTCGACATGTTCCCCAAGACCCCGGCGCTTAGCGCCTACGCCCAGCGGATCACCGAACGGCCCGCCTTCCAGCGCGCGTTCGCCACCCAGAATTCCTGATTTAGACCTTTCGAGTAACGCATCTCCCCATGGCCCAGTTTCTGTTTGAAATCTTCTGCGAGGAAATCCCCGCGCGCATGCAGGCGCGCGCTGAGGACGACCTCAAACGCCTGATGTCTGAGCGCCTGAAAGAGGCGGGCCTGAATTGGGACAGCCTTGAAGCCTTTTCCGGCCCGCGTCGTCTGGGCCTTGTGATCGAAGGCCTGCCGCACAAGACCGCCGACGTGCGCGAAGAGCGCAAGGGGCCGCGCACCGACGCGCCGGAAAAAGCGCTGGAAGGCTTCATGCGCGGCGCCGGGATCGACAGCCTGGATCAATGCAAGATCGAAGAGGGCAAAAAGGGCAGCTTCTATATCGCCGTCATCGAAAAGCCGGGGCGCGAAACCGCCCAGGTGATCTCAGAGGCCGTGCCGGAGATCATCAAGAGCTTCCCCTGGCCCAAATCCATGA contains these protein-coding regions:
- a CDS encoding glycine--tRNA ligase subunit alpha → MTASKAPSFQDLILTLQRYWADQGCAILQPYDTEVGAGTLHPATTLRSLGSKPWRAAYVQPSRRPADGRYGENPNRLQHYYQFQVLLKPSPANLQELYLGSLDAIGIDRKLHDVRFVEDDWENPTVGAWGLGWEVWCDGMEVSQFTYFQQVGGMDVELVSGELTYGLERLAMYVQGVENVYDLDFNGAGMSYGDVFLENERQQSAFNFEHADVDMLIKWFADAETQCQALLALETPLPLPAYDWCLKASHLFNLVDARGAISVAERASWIARVRELAKGCASAWVQLEKQREEAAA
- a CDS encoding glutathione S-transferase family protein, translating into MTVHLYYNPQSRAVMTLWLLEELGVSYDLKPVDYEDGSMRSESFLALNPMGKIPVIVDGETVVTETVAIALYLADKYKDNADLAPGIDDPRRGEYLRWIVFQAASIEPAMLQAGMKFETNQRSAGWGNVQLVAKVLENRLSLANPYLFGDWFTAADLIMGGAVNWAIQFDMFPKTPALSAYAQRITERPAFQRAFATQNS